In Deltaproteobacteria bacterium, a single genomic region encodes these proteins:
- a CDS encoding S41 family peptidase: MRTSHVVGTCLMVLSLACMPGPGLATDQDLYGPLKRFSKVLDLVEENYVHPVDREEAMNGAIKGMLQKLDPHSTFIEAKEFVMMQEEFAGEFGGIGVQIGIKDRRLTVIAPIEDTPADKAGLLAGDIILEINGEPTQDFSLTEAVNRIRGPKGEAVTLTIMHKDSRRPERVTIVRGAIPIYSVKSMPLEPGYMYLQLTDFKATTLDEMRKAVTEFAKSTPLKGLVLDLRNNPGGLLDQAVSVSDAFLEGGLIVYTQGREENSRREYKAKKQDDDILCPMVILINSGSASASEIVAGALQDQNRAVLIGEKTFGKGSVQTMIPLDDGSAVKLTIALYYTPNGRSIQAQGIAPDLEVPLIVGATRGGDDQLFTLREENLSEHLDNPDQPDSEDDADEVDLDAAERLERDNQLRLALQIVKSLPRLGAVSAGSAK; this comes from the coding sequence ATGCGGACGAGTCATGTCGTGGGAACGTGCCTGATGGTGCTGAGTCTGGCCTGCATGCCCGGGCCGGGGCTGGCCACGGATCAGGATCTGTACGGGCCTCTGAAGCGGTTCAGCAAGGTTCTGGATCTGGTCGAGGAGAACTACGTCCATCCGGTGGACCGAGAAGAGGCCATGAACGGGGCCATCAAGGGCATGCTCCAGAAGCTGGATCCGCATTCGACCTTCATCGAGGCCAAGGAATTCGTGATGATGCAGGAGGAGTTCGCCGGAGAATTTGGCGGCATAGGTGTCCAGATCGGGATCAAGGACAGACGGCTGACAGTCATTGCACCCATCGAGGACACCCCGGCAGACAAGGCCGGGCTCCTGGCCGGAGACATCATCTTGGAGATCAACGGGGAGCCGACCCAGGATTTTTCCCTGACCGAGGCCGTGAACCGAATCCGGGGGCCTAAGGGCGAGGCCGTGACCTTGACCATCATGCACAAGGATTCGCGCCGTCCGGAGCGGGTGACCATCGTCCGGGGGGCCATCCCCATCTACAGCGTCAAGTCCATGCCCCTGGAACCGGGCTACATGTATCTCCAGCTCACCGACTTCAAGGCCACGACACTGGACGAGATGAGAAAGGCGGTGACAGAATTCGCCAAGTCGACACCGCTCAAGGGACTTGTTCTGGATTTGCGGAACAATCCCGGCGGACTTCTGGACCAGGCCGTTTCCGTTTCCGACGCCTTTCTGGAAGGGGGGCTCATTGTCTACACCCAGGGTCGGGAAGAGAACAGCCGACGGGAATACAAGGCCAAAAAACAGGACGACGACATCCTTTGCCCAATGGTAATCCTGATCAATTCTGGTTCGGCGTCGGCTTCGGAGATCGTGGCCGGGGCCCTACAGGACCAGAATCGGGCCGTACTCATCGGCGAGAAGACCTTCGGCAAGGGTTCGGTCCAGACCATGATTCCCCTGGACGACGGTTCGGCGGTCAAGCTGACTATCGCCCTCTACTACACCCCTAACGGCCGTTCGATCCAGGCCCAGGGCATCGCCCCGGATCTGGAGGTTCCCCTGATCGTGGGGGCCACGAGAGGGGGGGATGATCAGCTGTTCACCCTCCGAGAGGAGAATTTGTCCGAACACCTGGACAATCCCGATCAGCCCGACAGCGAGGATGATGCCGACGAGGTCGATCTGGACGCAGCCGAGCGCCTGGAACGCGATAACCAGCTGCGTCTGGCCTTGCAGATCGTCAAGTCCCTGCCAAGGCTTGGGGCCGTGTCCGCTGGCTCGGCCAAATAG